From the Saccharobesus litoralis genome, one window contains:
- the pheS gene encoding phenylalanine--tRNA ligase subunit alpha yields MNLDAIVASAKQAVESADDLAVLDDIRVQYLGKKGELTLQMRELGKLPPEEKPKAGQAINQAKQAVQGLINDKKSAMQQAELNAKLAEETIDVTLPGRGADVGGLHPVTRTIERIQTFFGELGFQVRTGPEIEDDWHNFDALNIPDNHPARADHDTFYFNPKLVLRTQTSGVQIRTMEAEQPPLRIISPGRVYRNDYDQTHTPMFHQVEGLMVDKNVSFTELKGILHDFLHNFFEEDLQIRFRPSFFPFTEPSAEVDVMGKNGKWLEVLGCGMVHPNVLRGVGIDPEEYTGFAFGMGVERLTMLRYGVNDLRAFFENDLRFIKQFK; encoded by the coding sequence ATGAATTTAGACGCTATTGTGGCTAGCGCCAAACAAGCAGTTGAGTCAGCCGATGATCTCGCTGTGTTGGACGACATTCGCGTTCAGTATTTAGGTAAAAAGGGTGAGCTAACCCTACAAATGCGCGAGTTAGGTAAACTTCCACCGGAAGAAAAGCCAAAAGCGGGACAAGCAATAAACCAAGCTAAACAAGCAGTTCAAGGTTTGATTAACGATAAAAAATCAGCAATGCAACAAGCTGAGTTAAATGCGAAACTAGCTGAAGAAACCATTGATGTGACCTTGCCGGGACGAGGAGCTGACGTAGGTGGCTTGCATCCTGTAACTCGCACAATCGAGCGTATTCAAACCTTTTTTGGTGAACTAGGTTTTCAGGTGCGTACCGGCCCTGAAATTGAAGATGACTGGCATAACTTTGATGCATTAAACATCCCTGATAATCATCCTGCACGAGCTGATCACGATACGTTTTATTTTAACCCTAAATTGGTTTTACGTACTCAAACCTCTGGGGTACAAATCCGTACTATGGAAGCGGAACAACCGCCACTGCGTATCATTTCACCAGGTCGTGTTTACCGTAATGATTATGATCAAACCCATACGCCGATGTTTCATCAGGTTGAAGGTTTGATGGTAGATAAAAATGTTAGTTTTACTGAGTTAAAGGGTATTTTACACGATTTCCTGCATAACTTTTTTGAAGAAGATTTACAGATCCGTTTTCGACCTTCTTTTTTCCCGTTTACGGAACCGTCAGCCGAAGTGGATGTGATGGGCAAAAATGGCAAATGGTTAGAAGTTCTAGGCTGTGGCATGGTGCATCCTAATGTATTACGTGGTGTCGGCATTGACCCAGAAGAATATACAGGCTTTGCATTTGGTATGGGTGTCGAGCGTTTAACTATGTTGCGTTATGGTGTAAACGATTTGCGCGCCTTCTTCGAAAATGATCTTAGATTCATCAAGCAGTTCAAGTAA
- the pheT gene encoding phenylalanine--tRNA ligase subunit beta, producing MKFSEAWLREWVNPAITSEELVEQITMSGLEVDDVADVAKPFSGVVVGEVVECGPHPDADKLQVTKINVGEDELLDIVCGAKNCRLGLKVAVAKVGAVLPGDFKIKKAKLRGVPSFGMLCSEAELGMADEAPGIMELPLDAELGSDIRQFLKLDDKAIEVDLTPNRSDCLGIRGLAREVGVLNRLDVTEPQINAVAPSIDAKVAVSLLDADSCPRYLGRVIKNVNVKAATPLWMVEKLRRSGIRSIDPVVDVTNYVLLELGQPMHAFDLSKIDGGIQVRKAQAGEKLTLLDGNEVTLKDNTLVIADDSKPLAMAGIFGGQDSGVTSETTDILLESAFFAPDAIKGIARQYGLHTDSSHRFERGVDYTLQAKAIERATQLLLDIVGGEAADVVEAVSEQNLPVAPVVTLRQARLNRVLGVELAVDEVTEILERLGLAVEAKDDAWQVTVPSYRFDISIEVDLIEEVARVYGYNNIPNVAPQAKLTMAKHKEAKISLDKLRRVLVTRGYQEAITYSFVDPKIQTALYPNQEFLTLPNPISADMSAMRLGTWPGLLSSVVYNQNRQQPRVRLFESGLKFVPNKEAENGVEQVPVIGGVITGTRSGEHWTLETTGVDFYDVKADVEALLALTSDLASFEFKAETHSALHPGQSAAIYRHGKRIGFVGAIHPQANKPIGLKGKAFLFEIELATLLDSRIPQATAVSKFPANRRDLAFIVKNEVKSGEVLELIKKVGGTDLVDLNLFDVYQGQGVDDGDKSLAVALTIQNVERTLEDKDITALVDAVVDSVQQQFDAKLRD from the coding sequence ATGAAATTTAGCGAAGCTTGGTTACGCGAGTGGGTAAACCCTGCCATTACCAGTGAAGAATTAGTTGAACAAATCACCATGTCTGGTTTAGAGGTTGATGACGTAGCTGACGTAGCCAAGCCTTTTAGTGGCGTGGTTGTTGGTGAAGTCGTTGAATGTGGTCCACACCCTGATGCCGACAAATTGCAAGTGACAAAAATCAATGTTGGTGAAGATGAGTTACTCGACATTGTTTGTGGTGCTAAAAACTGTCGCTTAGGCTTAAAAGTTGCTGTAGCTAAAGTCGGCGCGGTTTTACCGGGCGACTTCAAAATCAAAAAAGCCAAACTACGTGGCGTGCCTTCATTTGGCATGTTGTGCTCAGAAGCTGAGTTGGGCATGGCCGACGAAGCACCAGGTATTATGGAATTGCCACTGGATGCTGAACTAGGTTCAGATATTCGCCAATTCTTAAAACTGGATGACAAAGCCATTGAAGTCGACTTAACGCCAAACCGCTCAGATTGCCTTGGTATTCGAGGTTTAGCTCGCGAAGTGGGCGTGTTAAACCGCCTAGATGTGACCGAGCCACAAATTAATGCGGTTGCTCCGAGTATTGATGCAAAAGTTGCAGTTTCTTTGCTTGATGCAGACTCCTGTCCTCGATACCTAGGCCGTGTTATTAAAAATGTTAATGTTAAAGCCGCTACACCATTGTGGATGGTTGAGAAACTACGCCGCAGTGGTATTCGTTCAATCGATCCTGTGGTTGATGTTACTAATTATGTTTTACTTGAATTAGGTCAACCGATGCACGCTTTCGATTTGAGTAAAATTGACGGCGGTATTCAGGTTCGCAAAGCGCAAGCTGGTGAAAAACTGACTTTGCTTGATGGCAATGAAGTGACACTGAAAGACAATACGCTAGTGATTGCCGATGACAGTAAACCACTTGCTATGGCAGGGATATTCGGTGGTCAAGATTCTGGCGTGACCAGTGAAACGACCGATATCTTATTAGAAAGTGCGTTTTTTGCTCCTGATGCAATTAAAGGGATCGCTCGTCAGTATGGTTTGCACACTGACTCATCTCATCGTTTTGAACGTGGTGTTGATTATACATTGCAGGCTAAAGCGATTGAGCGTGCCACTCAATTGTTATTGGATATTGTTGGTGGGGAAGCGGCTGATGTCGTTGAAGCTGTATCAGAGCAAAACTTACCTGTAGCGCCTGTCGTTACATTACGCCAAGCAAGGCTAAATCGCGTGTTAGGTGTCGAGCTTGCAGTTGATGAAGTTACCGAGATTTTAGAACGTCTTGGTTTAGCGGTTGAAGCTAAAGATGATGCGTGGCAAGTCACCGTACCGAGCTATCGTTTCGATATATCAATTGAAGTCGACTTAATTGAAGAAGTTGCGCGCGTTTATGGTTACAACAATATTCCTAATGTGGCACCGCAAGCTAAGTTGACCATGGCTAAACATAAAGAAGCTAAAATTTCTTTAGATAAGTTACGTCGCGTACTTGTGACACGTGGTTATCAGGAAGCCATAACCTACAGCTTTGTTGATCCTAAAATCCAAACAGCGTTATACCCAAACCAAGAATTTTTAACCTTGCCTAACCCAATTTCGGCTGACATGTCAGCTATGCGTTTAGGCACTTGGCCTGGTTTGTTAAGTTCGGTTGTTTATAACCAAAATCGTCAACAGCCTCGTGTTCGCTTGTTTGAATCAGGCTTGAAGTTTGTGCCTAATAAGGAAGCTGAAAACGGTGTTGAACAAGTACCTGTAATTGGCGGTGTAATAACGGGGACACGCTCTGGTGAACATTGGACGTTAGAGACGACGGGTGTGGATTTTTACGATGTTAAAGCCGATGTTGAGGCGTTACTAGCATTAACATCAGACTTGGCTAGCTTCGAGTTTAAAGCTGAAACACATAGTGCGTTGCACCCAGGACAATCAGCGGCAATTTATCGTCATGGTAAACGTATTGGTTTTGTTGGTGCTATTCATCCTCAAGCTAATAAACCGATTGGTTTAAAGGGTAAAGCTTTCTTGTTTGAAATTGAGCTAGCAACACTGTTGGACAGCCGAATTCCTCAAGCGACTGCTGTGTCAAAATTCCCTGCAAATCGCCGTGATCTAGCTTTTATTGTCAAAAATGAAGTAAAATCTGGCGAAGTGCTTGAATTAATTAAAAAAGTTGGCGGAACTGACTTAGTTGACCTAAACTTGTTCGATGTATACCAAGGACAAGGCGTTGATGATGGTGATAAGAGCTTAGCGGTTGCTTTAACTATTCAAAACGTTGAACGTACCTTGGAAGATAAAGACATTACTGCGTTGGTAGACGCGGTGGTCGACAGTGTCCAACAACAATTTGATGCAAAGTTGAGAGATTAG
- a CDS encoding integration host factor subunit alpha, with the protein MALTKAEIAEHLFLKVGLNKKDSKDLVEAFFEEIRLALEEGEQVKLSGFGNFDLREKSERPGRNPKTGEDIPISARRVVTFRPGQKLKSRVENAGEEH; encoded by the coding sequence ATGGCTTTAACCAAAGCTGAAATTGCTGAACATTTATTTCTAAAAGTGGGATTAAATAAAAAGGATTCTAAAGATTTAGTGGAAGCCTTTTTTGAAGAAATACGCCTAGCATTGGAAGAGGGCGAACAAGTAAAGCTTTCGGGTTTTGGAAATTTTGATTTACGAGAGAAATCAGAAAGGCCGGGACGAAACCCTAAAACGGGCGAAGATATTCCTATCTCAGCGCGCAGAGTGGTGACATTTCGACCTGGGCAAAAGCTAAAAAGTCGAGTTGAAAATGCCGGTGAAGAACATTAA
- a CDS encoding alpha-L-fucosidase, translating into MKTTIISFAKTALAAAVAAGLVGCSMNASESNTAQSTSHAEKLKQIEEFANQGPFKADWQSLTQYKIPDWYQDAKFGIFIHWGAYSVPAHNGEWYPRHMYQKDRAEMKYHQEKWGSIEEFGYKDFIPMFKAEKFNADEWLNIIEDSGARYIVPVAEHHDGFSMYDNSYSRWDSVEMGPKRDVIAELKAATAKKPDIHFGLSSHRAENWWFFDGGREVPSDVQDEAFRDLYGPAVNRKSSENGLTPPSKAFMDDWLLRTVEIVDKYEPELIWFDWWIASKPFHDHVKQFASYYYNKGLNWENMPALNYKEHEHMRSFLPGSAVLDIERGGMTDIHPYFWQTDTSVSKSSWGYVTNHRYRDANSLVDDLIDIVSKNGSLLLNIGPKPDGTIPQKEVELLAEIGSWLKLNGEAIYNTRPWEAYGEGETYVPDGKHSNDAEKNRKDFNSSDIRFTRNGDTVYATILAWPGNNKEITIRSFTDKRYPHKIAKISMIGHEGELNFKQTKNGLKVTLPSQSPSKYAQVLKIER; encoded by the coding sequence ATGAAAACAACTATTATTTCTTTTGCAAAAACGGCACTCGCAGCAGCTGTAGCCGCGGGCTTAGTTGGCTGTAGCATGAATGCCAGTGAATCTAACACTGCGCAATCAACCTCACACGCTGAAAAACTAAAGCAAATTGAAGAATTTGCTAATCAAGGTCCTTTTAAAGCTGATTGGCAATCATTGACTCAGTATAAAATTCCAGATTGGTACCAAGATGCCAAATTCGGTATTTTCATTCACTGGGGTGCGTACTCTGTTCCTGCCCATAATGGCGAATGGTATCCACGTCATATGTATCAAAAAGACCGAGCTGAAATGAAATACCATCAAGAAAAATGGGGGTCTATTGAAGAGTTTGGTTACAAAGATTTCATCCCTATGTTTAAAGCGGAAAAATTTAACGCTGACGAATGGTTGAATATCATTGAAGATTCTGGTGCTCGTTACATTGTCCCCGTAGCTGAACACCATGATGGCTTCTCAATGTATGATAACTCTTATTCACGTTGGGACTCAGTAGAAATGGGACCAAAGCGTGATGTTATTGCTGAGTTAAAAGCGGCAACGGCGAAAAAACCTGATATTCATTTTGGCTTATCAAGCCATCGTGCAGAAAACTGGTGGTTCTTTGATGGTGGCCGTGAAGTGCCATCAGATGTACAAGACGAAGCTTTCCGTGACTTATATGGCCCGGCCGTCAATCGTAAATCGTCTGAAAACGGTTTAACACCGCCAAGCAAAGCATTTATGGATGACTGGTTATTACGTACTGTTGAGATCGTTGACAAATACGAGCCAGAGCTAATTTGGTTTGACTGGTGGATCGCATCGAAACCATTTCATGATCACGTTAAGCAATTTGCCAGCTACTATTACAACAAAGGCTTAAACTGGGAAAATATGCCTGCGCTTAACTACAAAGAGCATGAGCATATGCGTTCTTTCTTACCTGGTTCAGCCGTATTAGATATTGAACGTGGTGGTATGACTGACATCCATCCTTACTTTTGGCAAACGGATACGTCTGTATCTAAATCGTCATGGGGTTATGTCACTAACCACAGATATCGTGATGCAAACTCTCTTGTTGATGACTTAATTGATATCGTTAGTAAAAATGGTTCCTTGTTGCTTAACATTGGTCCTAAACCAGACGGTACTATTCCTCAAAAAGAAGTTGAATTACTTGCTGAAATCGGTAGTTGGTTAAAGCTAAATGGTGAAGCCATTTACAATACTCGTCCTTGGGAAGCTTACGGTGAAGGTGAAACCTACGTACCAGATGGTAAGCACTCAAACGATGCTGAAAAGAATCGTAAAGACTTTAACAGCAGCGATATTCGTTTCACCCGTAATGGTGACACCGTTTACGCAACTATTTTAGCTTGGCCTGGTAACAACAAAGAAATTACTATCCGCTCATTCACGGATAAGCGCTACCCACATAAGATAGCGAAAATTTCTATGATTGGTCACGAGGGTGAATTAAATTTCAAACAAACTAAAAATGGCTTAAAAGTAACCTTACCAAGTCAATCACCTTCTAAATACGCGCAAGTACTTAAAATTGAGCGTTAA
- a CDS encoding sugar kinase, with product MTSILIIGECMLELKAQDEHSLSKSFAGDTYNSAVYAKRWFADAKVSYFSAVGTDEFSQQMVQRWQQENIDTEWVLESQTAQVGIYSIHTDEAGERSFAYWRKGSAATQMMQLLGDKRQGLIDAGFDCLYFSGLSLAILSDEDKQALIDLVADIRAKGCKVAFDPNYRARMWRDKEHAIEWLEKAYAVSDILFPGLEDHEDMLGQSTKDAVVDYVSQYKVSESVVKCGKDGVYVVENGADEVHLPFTPAPVQVDATAAGDSFAGTYLASRLSGNSTEQAVKDAANVAGFVVQHRGAIVDIDVFRQAFPA from the coding sequence ATGACATCTATTTTGATTATTGGCGAATGCATGCTGGAACTAAAAGCACAGGACGAACACTCATTAAGTAAATCATTTGCCGGTGATACATACAATTCAGCTGTTTATGCCAAACGTTGGTTTGCAGATGCGAAAGTAAGCTACTTTTCAGCTGTTGGTACTGACGAATTCAGTCAACAAATGGTACAGCGTTGGCAACAAGAAAACATTGATACCGAATGGGTATTAGAAAGTCAGACCGCTCAAGTAGGGATTTACTCTATTCATACCGATGAAGCAGGTGAGCGCAGTTTTGCTTATTGGCGAAAAGGTTCTGCGGCAACGCAAATGATGCAATTGTTAGGTGATAAACGCCAAGGCTTAATCGATGCTGGCTTTGACTGTTTATACTTCAGTGGTTTGAGTTTGGCCATTTTATCCGATGAAGACAAACAAGCATTGATTGATCTAGTTGCAGACATTCGTGCTAAAGGATGTAAAGTCGCATTTGATCCGAATTACCGTGCAAGAATGTGGCGTGATAAAGAGCATGCGATTGAGTGGCTGGAAAAGGCTTATGCTGTGAGTGACATTTTATTCCCAGGTTTAGAAGACCATGAAGATATGCTGGGTCAATCGACTAAAGATGCTGTTGTTGATTATGTAAGCCAATACAAGGTTTCAGAGTCAGTCGTTAAATGTGGTAAAGATGGCGTTTACGTTGTTGAAAATGGTGCTGATGAAGTTCATTTACCATTTACCCCTGCGCCAGTTCAAGTCGATGCTACCGCAGCTGGTGACTCGTTTGCCGGTACTTACTTAGCTTCTCGCCTGTCAGGAAACAGCACAGAACAAGCCGTGAAAGACGCAGCTAATGTAGCTGGTTTTGTCGTGCAGCATCGTGGTGCTATTGTGGATATTGATGTATTCAGACAAGCATTTCCTGCGTAA
- the gnd gene encoding decarboxylating NADP(+)-dependent phosphogluconate dehydrogenase: protein MKSKSDIGVIGLAVMGENLILNMASKGFTVTAYNRSTDKVEKFVTGRAEGKTIRGAYSVEELVESLAAPRKIMIMVKAGAPVDATIESLIPHLDEGDIIIDGGNTHYPDTIRREAYLKEKGIHFVGAGVSGGEEGALTGPSIMPGGSLEAWQHVKPIFQGISAKVEGGEPCCDYVGENGAGHFVKMVHNGIEYGDMQLLCEAYQIMKEVVGLSADEIHQVFKQWNTTELDSYLVEISRDIMAFKDEDGEPLVEKILDTAGQKGTGKWTGVVALDLGVPLTLIAESVFARCISALKEERVEASKILAGPEKSFTGDKAAFIEDLRQAVLASKIVSYAQGYTLMREAAKEFNWNLNYGGIALMWRGGCIIRSAFLGDIKKAFEKNPELNNLLLDDYFKETVVNAQSSWRNVAATAIANGVPAPCLTAALNYFDGYRTARLPANLLQAQRDYFGAHTYERTDKPRGEFFHTNWTGRGGDTASTTYDV from the coding sequence ATGAAGTCAAAATCCGATATCGGAGTGATTGGTCTTGCTGTAATGGGCGAGAACTTAATCTTAAATATGGCCAGCAAAGGCTTTACCGTAACCGCTTATAACCGCTCTACAGACAAAGTAGAAAAGTTTGTTACAGGTCGTGCAGAAGGCAAAACTATTCGTGGTGCATACTCAGTTGAAGAGTTAGTTGAATCATTAGCGGCACCACGCAAAATTATGATTATGGTAAAAGCCGGTGCGCCGGTTGATGCCACGATTGAATCACTTATTCCGCATTTAGATGAAGGCGACATCATTATTGATGGCGGTAACACACATTACCCAGACACTATCCGTCGTGAAGCTTACCTTAAAGAAAAAGGTATTCATTTTGTAGGGGCTGGTGTATCTGGTGGTGAAGAGGGTGCATTAACGGGTCCTTCAATTATGCCTGGTGGTTCGTTAGAAGCATGGCAGCATGTTAAGCCTATTTTCCAAGGTATTTCTGCCAAGGTTGAAGGTGGTGAGCCTTGTTGTGACTATGTAGGCGAAAATGGCGCTGGCCACTTCGTTAAAATGGTTCACAACGGTATTGAATACGGCGACATGCAATTATTGTGTGAAGCGTATCAAATCATGAAAGAAGTGGTTGGTTTGTCAGCCGATGAAATTCATCAAGTATTCAAACAATGGAATACCACTGAATTAGATTCTTACCTAGTTGAAATCTCACGCGATATCATGGCGTTTAAAGATGAAGACGGTGAGCCACTAGTTGAGAAAATTCTTGATACCGCTGGCCAAAAAGGTACAGGTAAATGGACAGGTGTGGTTGCACTAGATTTAGGTGTTCCACTTACTCTTATCGCGGAATCAGTCTTTGCTCGTTGTATTTCTGCATTGAAAGAAGAACGTGTTGAAGCATCTAAGATTTTAGCAGGCCCAGAAAAGTCATTCACTGGCGACAAAGCAGCGTTTATCGAAGACTTACGTCAAGCGGTATTAGCGTCGAAAATTGTTAGTTACGCACAAGGTTATACCTTAATGCGCGAAGCGGCTAAAGAGTTCAACTGGAACCTTAACTACGGCGGTATCGCGCTAATGTGGCGTGGCGGTTGTATTATTCGCTCTGCTTTCTTAGGTGACATCAAAAAAGCCTTTGAGAAGAACCCAGAGCTTAATAACTTATTGCTTGATGACTACTTCAAAGAGACAGTTGTTAACGCCCAATCAAGCTGGCGTAATGTTGCAGCGACTGCAATTGCTAATGGTGTGCCAGCGCCTTGCTTAACTGCGGCACTTAACTACTTTGATGGTTACCGTACAGCACGTTTACCGGCTAACTTGTTACAAGCGCAACGTGATTATTTTGGTGCTCACACTTATGAGCGTACAGATAAGCCACGCGGTGAATTCTTCCATACTAATTGGACTGGTCGTGGTGGCGATACCGCTTCTACCACTTATGACGTTTAA
- a CDS encoding TonB-dependent receptor, with protein MKQFKPNLLTLALMSSGITFGGQVVAQDEVAADDDVEVIEVSGFRRSLIESINQKRYSDTVVESISADDLGALPDVSIGEALARLPGVTAVRTGGQAGALNIRGMSGDMVYTTLNGREQVSTSGSRSVEFEQYPSELITSAAVYKSPKASLIEGGVAGTVEMTTVSPLSISDESRLNVNVRGSYNDRAGEVSDANEFGHRLSVSYQRKFMDDTLGVALGFSRLFQPDVQTQFIGLQYYATDTDLTNDGQPNEHAISEGMELQHKGGEETRDGFLATVEWAPSDTFKLKADAFHSTFESKAFARGFRIKDFTGNEGGIRISAGDLENPIFINDSLIGGTIKATDTNRWNVQTVNDNNTEDESLTSIGINAEWILDDLTITADFAHSSATSDFVNGVNWTLMAKDANAASPELVDDHTITYRLNALNLPTISLNKDYTNISGANALMMSKYGTYPYDYEDESTAFKLDAKYQLDGEFISSVEAGVRMSERHYRADRSVFEYGSDWGFRDDEKPLKLTDDMVKVVDWEGDFSHFPSYIAIDLDKALPAWFDAQNIDATPKKRWANDWTMIQSGDVYEDVLAAYAQANLDFDVGIPVTGNIGVRVVQTDQYSDGLQNVQGDTAAGATCIKDETGAENCSFAHKRVGKDFTDVLPSINLNFQISEQEQLRVAAAKVMARAPIDQLKAGIGSWYDGAPNADGKAVFNAWGDTSPLLDPFYATQLDISYERYFEETEGAFVAAVFYKNIESFVEKQSLSNYDFEGNGWDIPDSYTLDGETTPREVAGGTFNTAVNNDNGGYIRGLELAYTQTFSFLPEPFSGLGVNMSYAYTESEIEQEGISGSGKESAKANLEGLSPHVFSGTLYYNNGGFDTRVNLRYVDDFVGDQVAEDAQLVFYASETVIDYQASYQFNDNLKGLFQITNITDEPTRTYFGSKNLTGTIQHFGRTVFMGINYSM; from the coding sequence ATGAAACAATTCAAGCCTAATTTACTGACTTTGGCGCTAATGTCGAGCGGTATTACATTTGGTGGACAAGTCGTTGCTCAAGACGAAGTAGCTGCAGATGACGATGTTGAAGTTATCGAAGTTTCTGGTTTCCGTCGCAGCCTTATTGAATCGATAAATCAAAAACGCTATTCAGACACCGTTGTCGAGTCAATCTCTGCAGATGATTTAGGTGCATTACCCGATGTTTCTATCGGTGAAGCGTTGGCTCGTTTACCAGGTGTAACAGCTGTTCGTACTGGTGGTCAAGCAGGTGCGCTTAATATTCGTGGTATGTCTGGTGACATGGTTTACACCACATTAAATGGCCGTGAACAGGTATCGACTAGTGGTTCTCGTTCAGTTGAATTCGAACAATATCCATCAGAGTTAATTACTTCGGCAGCTGTCTACAAATCTCCAAAAGCATCTTTAATTGAAGGTGGTGTTGCTGGTACTGTTGAAATGACAACCGTTAGCCCCCTATCAATTTCAGATGAATCTCGTTTAAATGTAAACGTTCGTGGTAGTTATAACGACAGAGCTGGCGAAGTGAGTGACGCAAACGAATTTGGTCATCGCTTAAGTGTTTCTTACCAACGCAAGTTTATGGACGATACCTTAGGTGTCGCTCTTGGCTTTTCCCGTTTATTCCAACCCGATGTTCAAACTCAGTTCATTGGTTTGCAATACTATGCAACAGATACAGATTTAACCAATGATGGTCAACCAAATGAACACGCCATTTCAGAAGGTATGGAACTCCAACATAAAGGTGGTGAAGAAACTCGTGATGGTTTCTTAGCGACAGTTGAGTGGGCTCCTAGCGATACATTTAAACTAAAAGCTGATGCATTCCATTCTACTTTTGAATCTAAAGCCTTTGCCCGTGGTTTCCGTATTAAGGATTTCACTGGTAACGAAGGTGGTATTCGTATTAGCGCTGGTGATTTAGAAAATCCAATTTTTATTAATGATTCGTTGATTGGCGGCACGATTAAGGCGACAGATACTAACCGTTGGAATGTTCAAACCGTAAACGATAACAATACCGAAGACGAGTCTTTGACAAGTATCGGCATTAACGCAGAGTGGATTTTAGATGACTTAACGATTACAGCTGATTTTGCTCATTCATCTGCGACCAGTGATTTTGTTAATGGCGTGAACTGGACTCTAATGGCAAAAGATGCAAATGCAGCTAGCCCTGAGTTAGTTGACGACCATACAATTACGTACAGATTAAATGCGTTAAACCTTCCTACAATATCGTTAAATAAAGATTATACGAATATTTCTGGCGCTAATGCACTTATGATGAGTAAGTATGGTACTTATCCATACGACTATGAAGATGAAAGTACGGCATTCAAGTTAGACGCAAAATATCAGTTGGATGGAGAGTTTATCTCATCAGTTGAAGCGGGTGTTAGAATGTCAGAGCGTCATTATCGCGCTGATCGCTCTGTATTTGAATATGGAAGCGACTGGGGATTTCGAGATGATGAAAAACCTTTAAAATTAACTGATGATATGGTCAAGGTTGTTGACTGGGAAGGTGATTTTAGTCATTTCCCAAGTTATATAGCAATTGATTTAGATAAAGCACTGCCTGCATGGTTTGACGCTCAAAATATTGATGCTACGCCTAAGAAGCGTTGGGCAAATGATTGGACTATGATCCAAAGTGGTGATGTATATGAAGATGTACTAGCTGCCTACGCTCAAGCTAATTTGGATTTTGACGTAGGTATTCCTGTAACGGGTAATATTGGCGTTCGTGTTGTTCAAACAGATCAGTATTCTGATGGTTTACAAAATGTGCAAGGTGATACTGCTGCTGGCGCGACTTGTATTAAAGATGAAACTGGCGCTGAAAATTGTAGCTTTGCTCATAAACGCGTAGGTAAAGATTTCACTGATGTATTGCCATCAATAAACTTAAATTTCCAAATTTCTGAGCAAGAGCAATTACGTGTAGCTGCTGCAAAAGTCATGGCTAGAGCACCAATTGATCAGCTAAAAGCGGGTATAGGTTCTTGGTACGACGGTGCGCCAAATGCTGATGGTAAAGCTGTGTTTAATGCATGGGGTGATACCAGCCCATTACTAGACCCTTTCTATGCTACGCAATTAGATATTTCTTATGAGCGTTATTTTGAAGAAACTGAAGGTGCTTTTGTTGCAGCGGTCTTCTATAAAAATATTGAGTCGTTCGTTGAGAAACAATCACTTAGTAATTATGACTTTGAAGGTAATGGTTGGGATATTCCAGATTCTTACACATTAGATGGTGAAACGACACCTCGAGAAGTAGCAGGTGGTACTTTTAATACTGCAGTTAACAATGACAACGGTGGATACATTCGCGGTCTTGAATTAGCATATACGCAAACTTTTAGTTTTTTACCTGAGCCATTCTCTGGATTAGGTGTCAATATGAGCTATGCATATACAGAGAGTGAAATTGAGCAAGAAGGGATTTCAGGCTCTGGTAAAGAAAGTGCAAAAGCTAATTTGGAAGGTTTATCACCACACGTATTCAGCGGTACTTTGTATTACAACAACGGCGGTTTTGATACACGGGTTAACTTACGCTATGTAGACGACTTTGTTGGTGACCAAGTTGCTGAAGACGCGCAGTTAGTTTTCTATGCAAGTGAAACTGTTATTGATTACCAAGCGTCGTACCAATTTAATGATAATCTTAAAGGTTTGTTCCAAATTACTAACATTACTGATGAACCAACGCGTACCTATTTTGGTAGCAAAAACCTAACCGGTACTATTCAACACTTTGGTAGAACCGTGTTCATGGGTATTAACTACTCAATGTAA